One region of Bacteroidia bacterium genomic DNA includes:
- a CDS encoding ABC-F family ATP-binding cassette domain-containing protein, which translates to MNYLSVETLSKSYGVKKLFQDVSFGINQGQKVALIARNGAGKTSLLRILAGLDVPDSGSAVFRKNLRVSYLSQQPDLAPEKKVLEILFDSDTVILKAIKEYEECILESENPEKTFDGERLEKAMAAMDRLDAWNYEVKVKQILSELKVDYLDRPISALSGGQKKRVALARVLINEPDFLILDEPTNHLDIEMIEWLENYLTGKEITLFIVTHDRYFLDRICDEIMELDNHQLYRYKGNYSYFIEKKSERELASSSEIDKARNLYKRELEWVRRMPKARGTKSKSRVDAFYDVEAKAKSRKTEDALQLNVKIPRMGGKIIELIKISKSFGEHLILKNFSYTFKKGEKIGISGKNGSGKTTFLNILQGTESYDSGKIQTGETVVFGYYSQEGKIVGEADKRVIEVVKDSAEYITLNDGSKISPSQLLQRFLFPPEVQYGFVSKLSGGEKRRLFLLTVLMKNPNFLILDEPTNDLDITTLGILEEFLLDFQGCVLIVSHDRYFMDKLVDHIFVFEGEGELKDFPGNYSQYREYLALKEKEQKAVIPEKVEKIIFQEPEKKDSATRKISYKEKLEYEQLEKEIAELELQKNNFLEHLNKGSQNHEELRKWAEELEKATQSLDEKSLRWMELAELM; encoded by the coding sequence ATGAATTATTTATCTGTTGAAACGCTCTCTAAATCGTACGGCGTAAAAAAATTGTTTCAAGATGTCAGTTTTGGCATCAATCAAGGACAAAAAGTAGCATTAATTGCCCGAAATGGAGCAGGAAAAACTTCTTTGCTTCGGATTTTGGCCGGATTAGATGTGCCCGATTCGGGTTCTGCCGTTTTTCGTAAAAATTTACGCGTTTCTTATCTCAGTCAGCAACCGGATTTAGCACCCGAAAAAAAAGTGCTGGAAATTCTTTTTGATTCCGATACCGTTATTTTAAAAGCCATTAAGGAATACGAAGAGTGTATTCTCGAAAGCGAAAATCCTGAAAAAACATTTGATGGCGAACGCTTGGAAAAAGCAATGGCTGCAATGGATCGTTTGGACGCCTGGAATTACGAAGTAAAAGTAAAACAAATACTTTCCGAATTAAAAGTGGATTATCTGGATCGCCCTATCAGCGCGCTTTCTGGTGGACAAAAAAAGCGTGTTGCGTTGGCGCGCGTACTCATCAACGAACCTGATTTTTTGATTTTAGATGAACCTACCAATCATTTAGATATTGAAATGATTGAGTGGCTCGAAAATTACTTAACAGGCAAGGAAATCACGCTTTTCATCGTTACGCATGATCGTTATTTTTTGGATCGCATTTGCGATGAAATCATGGAATTGGATAACCATCAATTGTATCGTTACAAAGGCAATTATTCATATTTTATTGAGAAAAAATCAGAACGCGAATTGGCTTCTTCCAGCGAAATCGACAAAGCCCGAAATTTATACAAACGCGAATTGGAATGGGTGCGACGAATGCCTAAAGCACGTGGTACTAAGTCGAAATCGAGAGTAGATGCATTTTACGATGTAGAAGCGAAAGCAAAATCCCGGAAAACGGAAGACGCACTTCAACTCAATGTAAAAATCCCACGCATGGGCGGAAAAATTATTGAACTCATTAAAATCTCCAAAAGTTTTGGTGAACATTTAATTCTGAAAAACTTTTCATACACCTTTAAAAAAGGCGAAAAAATTGGTATTTCCGGAAAAAATGGATCTGGAAAAACTACTTTTTTAAATATTTTACAAGGCACAGAATCCTACGATTCTGGAAAAATACAAACTGGCGAAACCGTAGTGTTTGGCTATTATTCGCAAGAAGGAAAAATTGTTGGCGAAGCGGATAAAAGAGTTATCGAAGTAGTAAAAGATTCGGCAGAATACATTACCTTAAACGATGGTTCCAAAATATCTCCATCGCAATTATTGCAACGATTTTTATTTCCGCCAGAAGTACAATACGGCTTTGTTTCCAAACTCAGCGGAGGCGAAAAGCGTCGGCTTTTTTTATTGACTGTATTGATGAAAAATCCGAATTTTTTAATTTTGGATGAGCCTACAAACGATTTAGACATCACCACTTTAGGAATTTTGGAAGAATTTTTACTCGATTTTCAAGGATGCGTTTTAATCGTTTCTCACGATCGCTATTTTATGGATAAATTGGTGGATCATATTTTTGTTTTTGAAGGTGAAGGCGAATTAAAAGATTTCCCCGGAAATTATTCTCAATACCGCGAATATCTTGCCTTAAAAGAGAAAGAGCAAAAAGCGGTGATTCCTGAAAAGGTTGAAAAAATAATTTTCCAAGAGCCTGAAAAAAAGGATTCCGCAACACGAAAAATATCTTACAAAGAAAAATTAGAATACGAACAATTAGAAAAAGAAATCGCAGAATTAGAGCTTCAAAAAAATAATTTTTTGGAGCACTTAAATAAAGGTAGCCAAAACCACGAAGAGTTGCGAAAATGGGCGGAAGAACTTGAAAAAGCAACACAATCGCTCGACGAAAAATCGCTGCGTTGGATGGAACTTGCCGAATTAATGTAA